From the genome of Calliopsis andreniformis isolate RMS-2024a unplaced genomic scaffold, iyCalAndr_principal scaffold0022, whole genome shotgun sequence, one region includes:
- the Inos gene encoding inositol-3-phosphate synthase isoform X1: MALKIRVDSPKVKYTEEYIEAQYEYQTTNVTEDDSEKYTVTPVSTKLLIRTQVKVPKLGLMLVGWGGNNGTTITAALIANKLKLSWETKNGIQESNWYGSLVQSSTVRLGRGAKEDVYVPMSWMLPMVNPDDIEVDGWDISDMNLADAMQRAKVLDINLQKQLVPHMMHMKPRKSIYYPDFIAANQEKRANNIMPGSKFEHLELIKKDIAEFKASKNLDQVIILWTANTERFSEIIPGVNDTAENLLKAIKEDHSEISPSTVFAVAAALEGCTYINGSPQNTFVPGAMELAEKHGTFIGGDDFKSGQTKLKSVLVDFLVSAGIKPVSIVSYNHLGNNDGYNLSAPQQFRSKEISKSNVVDDMVQSNKILYKPGEKPDHCVVIKYVPYVGDSKRAMDEYTSEILLGGHNTIVVHNTCEDSLLASPIILDLVLLAEICSRITFKIADSEDKFTGFHNVLSILSYLCKAPLVPRGTPVVNALFRQRAAIENIFRACLALPPENNMLLEHKVNFAQPI, from the exons ATGGCTCTGAAAATTCGCGTTGACTCGCCGAAGGTGAAGTACACGGAAGAATATATCGAAGCACAGTACGAGTATCAAACCACGAACGTTACGGAAGATGACAGCGAGAAGTATACA GTGACACCTGTGTCGACAAAATTGTTAATTAGAACACAAGTAAAAGTTCCGAAACTTGGATTAATGTTAGTAGGATGGGGTGGAAATAATGGTACTACTATTACTGCAGCATTAATAGCAAATAAACTTAAGTTGTCATGGGAAACAAAGAATGGTATTCAGGAATCGAATTG GTATGGTTCTTTAGTTCAGTCATCTACTGTTAGATTGGGTAGAGGAGCTAAAGAGGATGTATATGTTCCTATGTCATGGATGCTTCCAATGGTAAATCCAGATGATATTGAAGTTGATGGCTGGGACATTTCTGACATGAATTTAGCTGATGCTATGCAGCGTGCAAAGGTTTTGGATATAAATTTACAAAAGCAATTGGTACCACATATGATGCACATGAAACCAAGGAAAAGTATATATTACCCTGATTTTATTGCAGCTAATCAG GAGAAAAGAGCAAATAATATTATGCCTGGttcaaaatttgaacatttagaATTGATTAAAAAAGACATTGCAGAATTCAAAGCCTCAAAGAACTTAGACCAAGTGATCATATTATGGACTGCTAATACAGAACGATTTTCTGAAATAATTCCCGGAGTAAATGACACAGCTGAAAATCTATTAAAGGCCATAAAAGAAGATCATTCAGAAATTAGCCCAAGTACAGTGTTTGCTGTTGCAGCAGCTTTGGAAGGT tgTACATACATAAACGGTTCCCCCCAAAACACTtttgtgccaggagcaatggaaTTAGCGGAGAAACATGGAACGTTTATTGGTGGTGACGATTTTAAATCTGGACAGACAAAATTAAAATCTGTGCTTGTAGACTTCCTAGTTTCTGCTGGAattaaaccagtttcaattgttAGCTATAATCATCTTGGAAACAATGATGGATATAATTTATCAGCCCCTCAACAATTCCGATCAAAAGAG ATATCGAAAAGTAATGTGGTGGATGATATGGTTCAATCAAACAAGATCCTTTACAAACCTGGGGAAAAGCCAGATCATTGTGTTGTTATTAAATATGTTCCATATGTTG GTGATAGCAAACGGGCGATGGATGAGTATACATCAGAAATATTGCTTGGAGGACATAATACGATTGTTGTACACAACACGTGTGAGGACTCTTTGCTAGCTAGTCCAATTATTTTAGATTTGGTTCTTTTGGCAGAAATTTGTTCTCGTATTACATTTAAAATAGCGGATTCGGAAGACAAATTTACTGGATTTCACAACGTGCTTTCTATATTATCCTATCTCTGCAAAGCACCATTGGTACCACGGGGAACACCTGTAGTAAATGCTTTGTTTAGACAACGGGCTGCAATTGAGAATATCTTCAGAGCATGTCTTGCTTTGCCCCCTGAGAACAACATGTTACTCGAGCATAAAGTTAATTTCGCACAACCAATATAA
- the Inos gene encoding inositol-3-phosphate synthase isoform X2 has translation MLVGWGGNNGTTITAALIANKLKLSWETKNGIQESNWYGSLVQSSTVRLGRGAKEDVYVPMSWMLPMVNPDDIEVDGWDISDMNLADAMQRAKVLDINLQKQLVPHMMHMKPRKSIYYPDFIAANQEKRANNIMPGSKFEHLELIKKDIAEFKASKNLDQVIILWTANTERFSEIIPGVNDTAENLLKAIKEDHSEISPSTVFAVAAALEGCTYINGSPQNTFVPGAMELAEKHGTFIGGDDFKSGQTKLKSVLVDFLVSAGIKPVSIVSYNHLGNNDGYNLSAPQQFRSKEISKSNVVDDMVQSNKILYKPGEKPDHCVVIKYVPYVGDSKRAMDEYTSEILLGGHNTIVVHNTCEDSLLASPIILDLVLLAEICSRITFKIADSEDKFTGFHNVLSILSYLCKAPLVPRGTPVVNALFRQRAAIENIFRACLALPPENNMLLEHKVNFAQPI, from the exons ATGTTAGTAGGATGGGGTGGAAATAATGGTACTACTATTACTGCAGCATTAATAGCAAATAAACTTAAGTTGTCATGGGAAACAAAGAATGGTATTCAGGAATCGAATTG GTATGGTTCTTTAGTTCAGTCATCTACTGTTAGATTGGGTAGAGGAGCTAAAGAGGATGTATATGTTCCTATGTCATGGATGCTTCCAATGGTAAATCCAGATGATATTGAAGTTGATGGCTGGGACATTTCTGACATGAATTTAGCTGATGCTATGCAGCGTGCAAAGGTTTTGGATATAAATTTACAAAAGCAATTGGTACCACATATGATGCACATGAAACCAAGGAAAAGTATATATTACCCTGATTTTATTGCAGCTAATCAG GAGAAAAGAGCAAATAATATTATGCCTGGttcaaaatttgaacatttagaATTGATTAAAAAAGACATTGCAGAATTCAAAGCCTCAAAGAACTTAGACCAAGTGATCATATTATGGACTGCTAATACAGAACGATTTTCTGAAATAATTCCCGGAGTAAATGACACAGCTGAAAATCTATTAAAGGCCATAAAAGAAGATCATTCAGAAATTAGCCCAAGTACAGTGTTTGCTGTTGCAGCAGCTTTGGAAGGT tgTACATACATAAACGGTTCCCCCCAAAACACTtttgtgccaggagcaatggaaTTAGCGGAGAAACATGGAACGTTTATTGGTGGTGACGATTTTAAATCTGGACAGACAAAATTAAAATCTGTGCTTGTAGACTTCCTAGTTTCTGCTGGAattaaaccagtttcaattgttAGCTATAATCATCTTGGAAACAATGATGGATATAATTTATCAGCCCCTCAACAATTCCGATCAAAAGAG ATATCGAAAAGTAATGTGGTGGATGATATGGTTCAATCAAACAAGATCCTTTACAAACCTGGGGAAAAGCCAGATCATTGTGTTGTTATTAAATATGTTCCATATGTTG GTGATAGCAAACGGGCGATGGATGAGTATACATCAGAAATATTGCTTGGAGGACATAATACGATTGTTGTACACAACACGTGTGAGGACTCTTTGCTAGCTAGTCCAATTATTTTAGATTTGGTTCTTTTGGCAGAAATTTGTTCTCGTATTACATTTAAAATAGCGGATTCGGAAGACAAATTTACTGGATTTCACAACGTGCTTTCTATATTATCCTATCTCTGCAAAGCACCATTGGTACCACGGGGAACACCTGTAGTAAATGCTTTGTTTAGACAACGGGCTGCAATTGAGAATATCTTCAGAGCATGTCTTGCTTTGCCCCCTGAGAACAACATGTTACTCGAGCATAAAGTTAATTTCGCACAACCAATATAA